The following are encoded together in the Oceanobacillus zhaokaii genome:
- a CDS encoding ATP synthase subunit I, with protein sequence MMYEYGSIVTRQRKWMLYLLAILVLGAAFTPYSRIFQGLLLGSIVSFYNLWLLQHKTKALGEAVAESRSVRGGLGTFSRLAAVALTVLIALRFEENFHFIAVVIGIVSSYIIMGLDILFRMVTGRNNRSGN encoded by the coding sequence ATGATGTACGAATATGGAAGTATCGTAACGAGGCAACGAAAGTGGATGCTCTATCTTCTGGCAATTCTAGTTCTTGGGGCTGCTTTTACACCCTATTCTCGCATTTTTCAAGGTCTGCTATTAGGAAGTATCGTAAGTTTTTATAATTTATGGTTATTGCAGCACAAAACAAAGGCGTTAGGGGAGGCAGTTGCAGAAAGTAGGTCCGTACGTGGAGGGCTAGGAACATTCTCCAGACTTGCTGCAGTTGCATTAACTGTTTTAATTGCGCTTCGATTTGAGGAGAACTTTCATTTCATTGCGGTAGTTATCGGGATTGTCTCTTCCTATATAATTATGGGACTAGATATTCTGTTTCGCATGGTTACGGGCAGAAACAACCGATCAGGTAATTAA